TCAGACATCAGGCTGTCCACCAGTTTTTTAATAGGTTCATGGACTGACGGGCTTCTTTGATGGCGAGCAACAATCCTCTGAAGACCTCTTGCCATCAGAATCACTTTGGAGGCAGTCACAAACCTACAGACAGAGttcaattattcatattttgttcTCAAAAGCAGTTATAACAGTGTACTATCACAGATCAATGTCATGTGTCTTTGTTAACAGTAAGGATACAGTTAAAATCCATcactaactatatatatatttttaaatatgaagTTTGTGCTTATTAAAAGTGAGTTAGTTTAATATAAATGAATTACTTTAACTACATACCTCTCAGCGCTCACTTCAACGGTGACCTCCTCAAAAGGTTTGAGGATGTCCGCTGTTTCCTGAGCAATTTCCCATTCCTCTGTGGACAGTGTGGATAGGGGTGCATTGATAAGTGCCAGGGTGGAGATGACTGGATCCTTGACATCAATGAACCTTTTCACCATATAAAATGTGGAATTCCACCTTGTAACCACATCCTGCTTCAAGCGCAGCTGCTCCTGGCCCATCTGTTGCTGTGTGGCCTTCAGCTTGTCTGAAGCAACTGTGCTTCTGTGGAAGTATTCCAccacagcttttattttatgaactgTACCCTGAACCTCTCTAAGTGCAGCTCTCACAACAAGATTTAAAACATGAGCAAAGCATGGTATGTGGTCCCAGTGCAGGTGGTCTCTCAGGGCTGCCACAATGTTGCTGGCATTGTCTGTGACACAAGCTACAACTTTGTCACTGACACCCCATTCATCTGCAACTCTCTTCAACTCACTTGCCAGGTGAGCAgaagtgtgtctgtctgtcaagACAAAACAGTCCAGGAGATGGGATGTCATTGCAAAATCCTGTACATAGTGGCAGGTCACAGACATGTAGCTTGTGGTTGTTACAGATGTCCAGCAGTCAGTTGTGAGGCATACAGCAGGAGCATTCTTGATTTTCTCCAACAACTCAGCTCTTATCTTTCCATACATCTTTGGCAGTAGAGTTTGAGAAAGTGTTTTCCTGCTTGGCAGAGTGTATGAAGGGTCCAGGGTCTTTGTGAATTCTTTGAAGCCTTTGTCCTCAACGATGGAGAATGGTTGATAGTCAGAAGCTATCATTTTAACCAGTGCTTCATCCAGTTTGCTCTGCCTGAGTGGATCCATTGGCCTTGTAATGTAAGTGCccatatgtgtttgttgtggcCTCCGTGGTCTAACTGCTGtttgggtggtggtggtgggtgcTGCTGGTGTACTGGATATTGCAGAAGCTGTAGCCAGTGTTGCAGCAGCAGTGATTTGAGGTCCAGATAAAGTGCTACTGGTGGAGATATTTGCAGCTGCTGCAGTGGCTCCATCGTCACTCTCCCCCCTCACTTGTGCTAACTGCACAGTTGGATGTGCCGTTTTAAGGTGTCTTCTCAAATTTGAAGTGCTTCCTCCTTGGGTTGATAAAATCCTTTTGCAAATATTGCATTTGGATTTAGTGGCTGAAACCTCACTGAAATGGTTCCAAATGTCACTCCTTTTCCTTCCACTCATTTTTCTGACCTGCTCAGACCCCTGTTGTTTGTGTTCTGATTTTACCTGGCACTTAATGTAAATGTAGGTGATGGGTGGGGGGATGGGTAACTGCCCATCATGGAGCCTTGAATGACAGTAGCGCTCAATTTGTGGCCCAGAATCACGTCACTCCTAGTAGTTCACTCTGTgcgacattaaaatgtgacgaGGTGAAAAAAGCTATATCATTAGAGTCAAACAATTGCCACTTTGCACACAATTTCATGCCAAACCCCATTTAGCTCAGGTAgtagaaaaatgtataaataattacGCCAACTTGTGACGTGAATTAGTTTCGCACAGTGGGAGTGGATGCGACACCGGCATGTGCCGTGACTATAACCGAGTGAACCCCCTGTTGCGCTGTGTGAAAGTGTGTACGACTAATTATGCTCTCAAGTGCTCTTAAACCAGTATGCAAATTTGGGCTATGTGAGCTGCTGATCAGAGGCTCTAAAGTTAACATTTAGTGAGAATTTGTGGTGCGTTTCCACCTCCTTTTCTCATCCGATGCAAACCCGTTATGTAGGCTATCAGACTGACAGCGATACTGCAGCAGCAGACGAGCAGAGCAATACACAGATTAATATAGCGCAGGTAgacttatataaaaaataaaaaaatctcatgAAATTGTGACTTTTTCTCCGGACATGTCACAGAACACAGACGTGTGCAGAAAGTTTTGAACATGAGCAAAAGCAGAGTGGGTAACCGGAGCTATTAAGTGCAGCCTAGATGTTTAAcgtaattaaaattatattattcaaataaaaaaggttaaaagaacCGGAGACCGCTGATTAGTTATGATTTCATGAATGAATAACGTATTGTGGTATTTTACTATTGTGTGGCAAATAACACAAAGTTAACACGTTGATATAATTTTcgaaagtatttatttacaaacacatTCATTATATAGGCTATACAATAACACAACAAGGACTGAAGACCACTATAATTATGATTTCGTGAATAAATAATCTATATCGGGTGTCACATGACAAATAAACTGTAGATATCAGACATCAATCATTTCCTTGTTCAGCTCTCAGTCAACAGCCCCCCAGCCCCGTAGCTGTCTGAGCCACAGCTGTCACGTGACGAATGAACGAAAGAGCAATCCGTCATGATCCGTATGAACGAATCGTGAACGAACCGAACGAACTGCAGTGCTTGCTGCTCACAGACAGCCTGTCTGTCACGTGACTAAAGAACTGGGACCTGAGAATGGATCCAGCTGAGTGAGTGGTGAACGAATCATTTCTGTTTCCTGTCTGCTGCTGACTGAGCTCATGCAGCTGCTGCCATGTGGCGAGAGAAGGTACTGCATGAAAATGAACGAATCGCTCCCTGAGAAGACTCGTTACTCCCGAGTCATATAAAAGATTAGTTCATTTTGAACGAATCGTTCACGAACGATACAACACTACTTTGAATAAATTATCCATGCGAGTAAACATGGAGTCCACAATCACTTGAACACATGATCTGAAGCTCTTCTCTTGCTGATCAAGAAGTTCTTTATAAAAATGTCTTTTGTTGTTCAAGTAGCTCATGAAccataaacaatgtaacagagTCATCCTCACCTTTTCGTGGCATTTTGATGATGTTTGAAGTATTGCAGAAGATTCAGGCTAGCTCACAAGGAGCTGGAGCAGGCCTTGTTTTCAAATCTGTGGATGGCTGGAGCCTGGTGGATGGCTGGAGCCTGGTGGATGGCTGGAGCCTGGTGGATGGCTGGAGCCTGGTGGATGTCTGGAGCCTGAGGCCTGGTGGATGGCTTGAACCTGGGCCTGGAGGATG
Above is a genomic segment from Gouania willdenowi unplaced genomic scaffold, fGouWil2.1 scaffold_82_arrow_ctg1, whole genome shotgun sequence containing:
- the LOC114460869 gene encoding zinc finger BED domain-containing protein 4-like, with protein sequence MSGRKRSDIWNHFSEVSATKSKCNICKRILSTQGGSTSNLRRHLKTAHPTVQLAQVRGESDDGATAAAANISTSSTLSGPQITAAATLATASAISSTPAAPTTTTQTAVRPRRPQQTHMGTYITRPMDPLRQSKLDEALVKMIASDYQPFSIVEDKGFKEFTKTLDPSYTLPSRKTLSQTLLPKMYGKIRAELLEKIKNAPAVCLTTDCWTSVTTTSYMSVTCHYVQDFAMTSHLLDCFVLTDRHTSAHLASELKRVADEWGVSDKVVACVTDNASNIVAALRDHLHWDHIPCFAHVLNLVVRAALREVQGTVHKIKAVVEYFHRSTVASDKLKATQQQMGQEQLRLKQDVVTRWNSTFYMVKRFIDVKDPVISTLALINAPLSTLSTEEWEIAQETADILKPFEEVTVEVSAERFVTASKVILMARGLQRIVARHQRSPSVHEPIKKLVDSLMSEMQKRFSKVEHIEKLADATCLDPRFKKQAFVNSKAAEDTVKRITAAAAHNHPSHSEEEESQNPSVAASTGAMFWEDFDERVASTRASTSSDSATSSTSTAAMMEMRAYLAEPLLSRSSDPLAWWRMCSPVFKTLCEVMKTRLCIVATSVPSERVFSKTGQIITDRRNRLSPSKVRQLVFLNANLP